GGTCGGAGCGCAAGGACAGGGGACGCCGGGATTGCAGGCTTCGCCCGGATAACTCGGACCACCCACGCTCGGATCTACGGACGCATGGCTCGGCGGAGGAGGGACGGCACCATAGTTGGAGTTTTTCGGATTGTTGTCGTAGGCGGTGGCGGGCTGCGGAGCCCAGCTGCGCGGCAGCCAAGCCGTGTACGACGGCGGAGCGCTCCCCTTCGCATAAGGTGAGATCTCTTTTTGAGTGAGGCGTCCGACCTGCATGTCGGGCTGCTGTCCGTAGATCGGACCCGTGGTCGGCCCACTGCTGAGCGAATTGTTCGGCGAATAGTGCGGAATCGCCGGCGGCGTAGAGAAGTCCGGCGTCGGCGGAACATAGTTGCCGCTGACATAGTTCCCCGTGTTGTAGTTGCCGTTGTAGCTGCCTGGACCGTAGCTATTCGGTCCACTCTGCGGCCCGTTTGGCGAGCCGTTAGGAGACACGTTCGGCGATAAGATCGTCGGGGCCGTTGTCGCGACCGGTGGTGCCGCAACGACGGGAACCGGAGGGGGGACGATAGGCGTCGCAATCGGCGTTGTGATCGGGGCCGTCATGGGCGTGCCGTACGACACCGCCGGTGCACTGGTTGGCGATGCCGGGCCTGAATCGCCGTGCGACGAACTGTAAACGGGCGGCGACACGTAGGTCGGCGTGGTGCCCGTTCCGCTGCCGTTTACAGCGCTGTAGGGAACGATCTGCGGCGGGGCGCTGCTCGGGCTCACAGGGAATTGAGGCCCTGCGGCGATGGTGCCCGGTATCCGACCGCCGCCGTTAGGGTAGCCGGCCATCTGTGCGGATGTCGTTCCGGTCGAGGCCGAAATCGCGATGAGTCCGAGAGCAGTAATAAACGGGCGCGTTGCCATGATCCGGCTCCCCTTGAGAAGCGGCTCGCGGTACGTTCGACCGCGAAACGCCGACTCTCTAGAAATCGGATCGGAGCCGTTAGACCCGGCACTTCAGTTGCAACCGATGCCGGCGCTACGACCGACAAAACCGGCAAACCTATCCTGGCCCGCAAAACTTGCCGAAATGCAAGAGTGCCGCGATGAAAATCGAGTAGCGGCGAATACTGCGTTGAGTTTAACGCCCCGGCCAGTCGATTACCGGCAGCTTCGTCTCGGCCTCGATCGCTAGCAGCCGGTTATATTTTGCGAGCCGCTCGCTTTGCGTGATCGAGCCGACCTTGATCTGATCGGCCCCCCAGCCGACCGCCAAGTCGGCCAGCCAGTCATCTTCCGTTTCTCCGCTTCGCGCGCTGACGGTCACACGCCAATTCGCCGCACGGGCGATTCGGAGCGCCTCGGCAGCTTCGCTGAGCGTACCGATCTGATTCACCTTCAAGAGCAGGGCATCTGCCGAGCCGGTTTCGATGGCGCGGCGAATCCGTTCGGGATTCGTGCAGAGGAAATCATCGCCGAGCGTGAGTGCCCGTCCGGTAAGTGCGCGCCGGAGCTCGGGCCAGTGGTCCCAGTCGTCTTCGGCGAGAGCATCTTCGAGGCTGACGATCGGGTACTTATCCAACCAACCGGCGACGAGGCCGATCATTTCGCTCGACGACAGGCTACGATCGTCGAACCGGTATCGGCCGGCTTCGTAGAAGTGGCTCGAGGCCACGTCGACGGCGATTGCGACATCGCTGTTCGGTGCGAAGCCTGCGCGATGGATGGCATCGACGGCGTCGACGAGCATCGCTTCGGTCGCAGGAAACGGCGGCGCAAGTCCCCCTTCGTCCGCCTTGAGTGCGCGAGCGCCGTACTTTTCGTGAGTGAGCTTCGCAGCTGCTTGATACACGGCATACACGACCGCCAACCCTTCGTCGATCGTCGGTGCTGTGGCCGGCACGACGAGTACGTCTTGAATACACACCTGCCCGCCGGCATGTTTGCCGCCGCTGAAGAGATTGATCGTCATTCGGGGCAACGTGCGCGGCTCGCTGCCGATCGCCTGGGCGAAGTAGCGGTAAAGCGGCAAGTGTTGCGCAGCGGCTTGAGCCCGCGCGAAGGCCATGGAGACCGCCAAAACGGCATTTGCCCCCAGGTTCGACTTGTTCGGAGTACCGTCGAGCGCTAGCAGTTCGTCGTCGAGTTGGCGTTGCGTCTCGAACGATCGACCTGCGAGTCGGTCATGGATCGGGCCGCAGACGTTCGCGACCGCTTTACGGCAGCCGAGACCACCGTAGCGCTGCTGGTCGCCGTCGCGCAGTTCGAGCATCTCCGCTTTTCCGGTCGATGCTCCGCTCGGTATCGAAGCGGCGCCGGTAGCGCCGTCGGCGAACGTGCAGGAGGCCCACACCGTCGGTCGGCCTCGGCTATCGAGAATCTCGCGGGCCGCGATTTGCCGGATCTTCGCCATTTATTCCCTTTCGATTTCTTCCAAAAAGCGGTCGACCAGATCGAACACGTCGGCCGGCGGATCGGCGATCAGCTGGACCACCGCTTCCCGCTGCCGACTTCGCTCTTCGGTGCTGAGATATTCCAGCGGAGAGCGACCGACGACCCGAGCCAAGAGGCAGCCGAGTGTGTGACGCACGCAACGCTCGACCGGCATGACTTTATCGATGCCGAAGAAGCGGCCGATGATCGAGTAGTTGTCCCAAAACACAATCGCACCATCGGCGAATTCATCGCGCTGCTTCGGCAGGTGATGCGCTTTGCTCAACAGGTGGGTGAGCGCGAAACCGACATCGAATGCCGGGTCGCCGAAGTGGATGACTTCGTGATCGAGCAGTACGAGTCTCTTGTTTCGGACGAGCACGTTTTTCGGACTGTAGTCGCCATGTACGAGCGTGAGCTGCTGCGCTCGAGTATCGGCGATGAGTTGCGCATAAAACTCGGCTGCACGCGCTTCGGCCACGGCACTGACTTCGTAATACGGATGCAGCCGGAGCGACTCGAAGAACGTGCGATCACCGAACAACGGGAGCAGTTCATCGCGCCTCGCAAAGCTCTTTCCATGGATTCCGCCGAGCAGCAGGCCGAAATCTTTGATCAAATCGAGACCGACTTCGCCCCGCAGCAACATCGACTTCCAGTTCTCATGGGGCTCGGGCACCGCTTCCATCGCCAAGACATGATGTCGCTCGTCGTCGAAGATCAGCTTCGGAATCGCGCCGGCCGGAGCAAGCTCGCCGAGCACTTGCATGCCGAGTGCTTCACGATGCACGCGACTCGGGTCGCTGAACCAATCGCCGGGGACGCGGAGCTTCGCGAGCGATTGCTTCAAGACCCAGGCTCGGCCGTCGGCAAACGTGGCGAGCACGGTGCGACTGGAGACCCCGCCGACTAAGACCTTGTGTGATGTGAGTTCTCCCGCGCGCATCCAGTCGGCAGTGAGGAGATACGTTTCCAACACAGTGCGGCATTCGATATCGAGTTCAGCAATGTCGTCGTTCGGATCGTTCATGCGAGCATTCTAGCGAAGTGCGACCAAAGTAGCAGGCACGTTCCACGTGCCGTCCGCCACGAAACTCATTGCGGCGCGATACGGCTTCTTTACAAAACGATGCGTGTGGCTACGGCACGTGGAACGTGCCTGCAACGTTGGCCTGCTACTTTGCGGCCAGTCGCTTGGCTTCGGTGAGCACGTCGATCAGCATCGCGTGCGTGAGTACGCCGGTAAACGTGTTCTGCTGACTCGGGTGGTAGCAGCCGACGAGGCAGCGCCCGTCGACAAGCGGTGCGATGGCGCCGTGTCCGAACTTCGGGTTGCGGATCGGCCTGCCCGGCGCGGAGGGGACGAGCAGGTCGCGAGTTTTCAATTCGCGCACCGTCGCATTCCAGGCGATTTGCCCGAGTGCGAGAAAGACTCGCACCGGCAAGAGTTCGATGGTACGCGACATCCATTCGCGGCAGTTTGCCGTTTCCTCGACCGTAGGTTTGTTATCCGGCGGCGCACAGTGGCAAACGGCCGTGACCGCGCAGTCGTGTAATGCAAGACCGTCTTCGCGAGCAGTGGAAGTCGGTTGATTCGCGAGTCCGACTTCGTGCATTGCTCGAAAGAGAAAGTCGCCGCTCCGATCACCGGTGAAGACTCGGCCCGTCCGGTTGGCGCCATGCGCGGCTGGGGCCAGGCCGACGATCAGAATTCGAGCCCGCACGTCGCCGAAATTCGGCACCGGCAAGCCCCAGTATTCCTCTTCGCGATGCGCCGCCTTCCGTTCCGCCGCCACGCGCAAGCAATAATCGCGTAGCCGCGGGCATCGATCGCAATCGACGATCGAACGATTGAGTCGCTCCCAATCGCCGTGCGAAGAACGTTGCCGTGCCATGGACGGCACTTAGTCTTCGTCTGCCCGGAGCTTCGCCATGACGGTGAAATCTTCGAGCGTGCTCGTGTCGCCGGTCGATTCCTTGCCGGCCGCGATGTCTCGCAGCAAACGTCGCATGATCTTGCCGCTGCGGGTCTTCGGGAGCGACGTCGTGAAGCGAATGTCATCCGGTTGGGCCAGCGCCCCGATTTCCTTGCGGACGTGCTTCTTCAACTCCGCACGAAGGGCATCGTTCGGCTCCCCCTTGCGAATCACGACGAACACCGCGACCGCTTCGCCCTTGATCGGATCGGGGCGACCGACCGCCGCCGCTTCCGCCACCGAGGGATGGCTAACCAACGCACTTTCGATTTCGATCGTGCTGAGGCGATGGCCCGAGACGTTGAGAACGTCGTCGATGCGCCCCATGATCCAGTAGTAGCCGTCGGTGTCGCAGCGGGAGTTGTCGCCGGCGAGATAATGGCCTGCGACTTTCGACCAGTACGTTTCCTTATAGCGGGCATCGTCGCCCCAAATACCGCGCAGCATTCCCGGCCAAGGCTGAGCCATGACGAGCCACCCGCCACGGCCTGGCGCAACAGGATTGCCTTGCTCGTCGACGATCTTCGGCACGATCCCCGGCAGCGGCTTGGTGCAGCTTCCCGGCTTCGTCGCGATGACGCCGGGAAGCGGACTCATCATGATGCCGCCGGTTTCGGTTTGCCACCAAGTATCGACGATCGGGCAACGTCCGCCGCCGATCTTGTGGTGATACCACATCCAAGCTTCCGGATTGATCCCTTCTCCGACGGAGCCGAGCAAGCGCAGGCTGGAGAGGTCGTGCTTGTCGACCCATTCGTCGCCCCATTTGATGAACGAGCGGATCGCGGTCGGTGCGGTGTAGAAGATCGAAACTCGGTACTTCTCGATGATCTCCCAGAAGCGGCCTTCGTTCGGTGCGTTGGGAGCCCCTTCGTACATCAGAACCGTCGCGCCTGCCGTGAGCGGGCCATAGGTGATGTAGCTGTGGCCGGTCACCCAACCGCAGTCGGCAGTACACCAATAGACGTCTTCTTCGCGCAGATCGAAGACCCATTCGGTCGTCTTCTTGACGAACAAGTTGTAGCCGGCAGTCGTGTGCTTAATGCCTTTCGGCTTTCCGGTCGAGCCGGAGGTGTAAAGGATAAAGAGAGGATGTTCGCTGTCGAGCGGCTCGGCCGGGCAACGGGCATCGACCTCGGTCATAAGGTCGTGGTACCAGTAATCGCGATCGGCCTGCATGTGCGTTTCGATGCCGATGCGCTTCACAACGACGCAATGCTGCACGGTCGGCGATTTGGCGAGCGCAACATCGACATTGGTCTTCAGCGGCAGTTGCGAGCCGCGCCGCCAGCCGCCATCGGCCGTGATGACGAGCTTGGCCTTGGCGTCGTTGTTGCGATCGGCGATCGCTTCGCTGGAGAAGCCGCCGAAGATCACGGAATGGACGGCACCGATTCGGGCACAGGCCAACATCGCGATGACCAGTTCGGGGATCATCGGCATGTAGATCGAGACGACGTCTCCTTGCTTGATGCCAAGCTTCTTCAGGACGTTCGCAAACTTGCAAACCTCATGATGCAAGGTTTGATACGTGAAGATCCGCTGATCGCCCGGCTCCCCTTCCCAGATGAGCGCGGCTTTATTGGCACGCGGCGTCGTGAGATGCAAGTCGAGCGCGTTGTACGAGGCGTTCGTTTGGCCGCCGACGAACCACTTGGCGTCCGGCTCCTTCCAGTCGAGCACTTGGTCGAACGGCTTGAACCAATGCAGTTCTTTACCGAGCTTCCCCCAGAACCCAGAGGGATCGCGAGCCGCTTCGTTCCACATCGCCTCGTACTGCTCTTGCGAATTGATCCGGGCCTTCGCCGTGAACTCGGCGGAGGGAGGAAAGAGTCGCGTCTCTTGCATTACGGTGTCGACGCTTCCGGACGAAACTGCGGACATGCGAGGCTCCCAAGGAAGGCAATCGGAAAAAATCGGCTTGAATTCGGAACTTGTAGGACGGCTCGGATCGGGTAACGAACTAGAAGACAAAGGGCTCACGGCGGCAGCGAGAAATACGCTACCGCGCGGGCGAAACGAAGCTCTCGTCCCGATCGGAGGCCGCCGTTGAAAGCGGATCCGCGATTCTAAAGTGGGCGGAAAGCAGTGTCAAATACGCGAAAATCGCGAAAACAGGCGGAGTCAACCGCATGTCGCGAAGCTGCGCGGCTAACGAGGCCTGTGCCTACGGCAACTCTTTAACGTAGATGTTCTTGAAAAAGAGGACGTTGCCGTGGTTCTGGAGTTCGATGGTTCCCTTGGGATAGATCGGAGTCTTGCGATCCTTGTCCCAATAGTTTTCCATCACGACATCGTCGACGACGAGTTCGCCGTTGAGCTTTACGCACACACTATCGCCGACCATTTTGATCCAGAACGTGTTCCATTGGCCGATCGTTTTATCGGCGACCTTCGTCGGCTTGCTCGGATTCTTCGCGTTGTTGTAAATGCCGCCGGAGCCGATTCGCTCGTTCGATTTCTTGATTTGGAGGTCGGGATCCCAGATCTGAATCTGAGGGCTGCCGCGCAGATAGATGCCGCTGTCGCCGTCTTTTTCGATCTTCCAATCGACATAGAGTTCGAAGTTGCCGTAGTCCTTATCGGTGCAAAGGTTTTGCCCTTTGCCGTCGAACAGGATGACGCCGTCGACGGCCTTCCAATGTTGCTTGGCCGATTCGTCGCCGATTTTTTGCGCCGTGGCAAGCTCCTCAGGCGACGCAGCAAGCCGCTCCGGCATCGTCAGCCCGGTCGTCTTCGTCGGGTCTTTCGCTTGCGGCTTGAGCGGCAGGCCGCGCCAGTTGTCGAGATCCTTGCCGTTAAACAGCGCGACGAAGCCTTCCGGAGGTGTATTGTCGGCGGCAGAAGCGACGAACGGAAACGCCGCAAAGATACTTGCGAAGAAGAGCGTGGTGCGTGCGAACGACATGGCGTGAACTCCGGAGGGAAATCGAAGGCGGTGCGCAGGGCGAGCAATCGCGCAAAGCATAATCCCCCCTCCGACACGACGCAAACGATTCCACCGGCCCGGCGTAAAACCAATGATCCACCGCCGCCATGCCCTGTTAGAGCGCGGCGGTCAATTTCTTCTCATCCGTTTTGCCGACATCGGTCGAACGGGTCAGGGCGAAAGGGCTTCCCTTCCGGCGCGTATCGCCGAAGCTGATGCCCAACGCTCGCGCCGCCCGTACGGCCGAGCTATCCGGCTCGACAGTCCGGAGTTTCGCCACGGCGTCGGTAATCCAGACGCTGTCGATCGACGGCGGATTAAAGCACACCATCCGACCGAATTCGCCGCGATGGATCAAGTCTACGGCGAACGCTCCGAACTGCGTGGCGAGCACGCGATCGAACGTCGTCGGCGGGCCGCCGCGTTGCAAGTGGCCGAGCACGACGCAGCGCGTCTCGCGTCCGAGGCGCGATTGAATCTCGGCAGCGACGACGTTCCCGATTCCGCCGAGAGCGGCTTGGCTGTTTTCCTGAGCACCGGTTCTGGTAACGACGCCCCCTTGCGGCAGGTGAGCTCCTTCGGCAACGACGATGAGCGTGAATTTTTTTCCTTGATGATCCCGCTCGAGAATCTTTTGGCAGACCCCCTCGAAGGTCCAATCGATTTCCGGAAGGAGAATCACATCGCCGCCGCCGGCGATTCCGGCATGCAGGGCGATCCATCCGGCATGTCGGCCCATCACTTCGAGCACCATCACACGGTCGTGCGCCGCGGCCGTGGTGTGGAGACGATCCAGCGCATCGGTGGCGCAAGCAACCGCGCTATCGAAGCCGAACGTATAGGCCGTGGCCGAAAGGTCGTTGTCGATCGTTTTCGGAACTCCGACGACCGGAATTCCATGCTCGTGAAACTGTTGAGCGATCGAAAGGGAGCCGTCGCCGCCGATGCACACGATGCCGGACAAGTTCAATTGCTCGACCGTCGCCTGCACGCCGGCCAACAACTCCGGATCGAGTTCTTCGCGGTTGTCGACTCCCGATCGAGCGACGAAGCGCCCTTTGTTGGTCGAGCCGAGAATCGTGCCTCCCTGATTGAGAATGCCCGAGGTGTTTTTCGAGTTGAGTTGCTTGTAAGTGACGGGATCGACGAGCCCTTCATAACCGCGCAAGAAGCCGATGCATTCGTAGCCGAGTTGCTGCGAGCTTTTCACGGTGCCGCGAATAACCGCGTTGAGTCCCGGACAATCGCCGCCGCTGGTGAGAATGCCGATGCGCTTCGTGGTCATGACGATGTCCGCAGTTTGGAGGAAGAGATACGTGAGCCCGAACGTAGCGTTGCGCGAATTGCAACTTCTTAGGAACAGCCGTTATCGCGAAAGAAAGAACGATCGGTCGACCCACAAACGTAGGTCGCGCTTAAGTCGTAGGGTGTTAAGCGGGCGATGCAGCGGTCGTCGTGTGCGGAGGGCGAGGCCGCGAACGGTTGTCGGACGTACGGCTTATGCTGGACATGCCGGTCGGTCGTATTATGCTGGCGGCGAGTTCGGTAATGCAAATCTCTGGATTTATTCGGAAAGTGCCACGCCCATGAACGTCAGACTTAGGTTCGTTTCCGCTTTGTTCGGCCTAGCCGTCTCCTTCAGCGCGGCTCCGTTCGCGACGGCTCAAGCACCCGCGGTGCCGTCCGCACCGGTGATTCAGACGAAGCCGGCTCCTTCGGCCACGGCGAAGCCCGTCGAACCGCCGGAAGCGCCCGATGTTACGATCACACCCGTGTCGCGCGACGGCAAATGGATGATTCGGCATGAGCTGATTAACTCGCGCGCCGTTCCCGGCGAGGTCGACGTCATTTTCTTCGGCGACTCGATCACGCAAGGTTGGGAAGGAGACGGCAAGGAAGTATGGGCCAAGTATTACGGCTCGCGTAAGGCGATGAATGCCGGCATTAGCGGAGATAGGACGCAGCACGTTCTGTGGAGAATCGAAAACGGCAACATCAAAGGGATCACACCGAAGTTGGCGGTGTTGATGATCGGCACGAACAACTCCGGCAGAAACACGTCGGAGCAGATCGCCGACGGCATTAAGGCCATCGTCGCCAAGCTTCGAGAGAAGTTGCCGCAGACGAAAGTGCTTGTTCTCGCGGTGTTTCCTCGCGGTCCGGATGCAGCCAGTAAGTTGCGCATCGTGAACGAGAAAGCCAACGCCATCGTGAAGTCGCTCGACGACGGTAAGTCGATCTTTTATCTCGACATCGGCCCGCAATTCCTCAGCGCCGATGGTACGCTCGACAAGAAGATTATGTACGACCTGCTACATCTCACCCCGGAAGGCTACGAGATCTGGGCGAAGAGCATCGAGCCGAAAGTCGTCGAGCTGCTCGGGGAGAAAAAGTAGCAAGACCATGGCTCGATGTCGGCGAATCGCATTGAGCATGCGCCGACGTCGGCCGGTCTCTACGCATCGAACTCGAGGCGGTCCAAAATCGATAGTCCGATCTGTAGCGCACTCGTCGCTGCCGGTGATGGCGCATTGCAGACATTCACGACTCGCCCGAAGTTTTGGATGACGAAATCATCGACGATCGAGCCATCGTTCGCGACGGCTTGCGCCCGCACTCCCGCCGGAGCCGCCGTGAGCTGATCGCTCGTGATCTCGGGAATGAGCCGTTGCAAGGCCGCGACGAACGCTCCTTTGCTGAACGAACGCCGCATTTCGCCGAGGCCCGTGCGCCAATGCTTCGCCGCGAGTTTGCGAAACCCACGATACGCGAGCGTCTCGCCGAGGTCGCGGAGGTTGATGTCGCGCTTCCGATATCCTTCACGTGCGAACGCCAACACGGCGTTCGGTCCGCATTCCACTTTGCCGCTCGTCATCCTTGTGAAGTGGACTCCGAGAAACGGAAAGCTTGGGTCGGGCACCGGATAGATCAGATTTCTGCAGAGGTGCTTGGCCTCGGGCTTGAGCTCGTAATACTCGCCGCGAAACGGCACGATCTTCACTTCCGGCTCGCGCCCGCTCAGCCGTGTCGTCCGATCGGAATGCAGACCGGTGCAGTTCACGATGCGCGACGCCCGAAATTCACCGGCCGTCGTCGTTACCACAACGCCGTCGGTTTCTTGCCGCATCGCCGTGACCTTGGCCTGCGTCGTGAACTCGCCGCCGGCTTCTTGAATTCGCTCGACGAGCCGGCGGCAAACTCCGCGATAGTCGACGATGCCCGCCTCCGGCACATGGATCGCTCGAATCCCTGCGGTATACGGCTCGAGTTCGCAGAGCCGTTCGCGACCGATCATCTCGCATTGCACGCCGTTGGCTTGGCCGCGCTCGAAAATCCGTTGCAAGCCCGGCAACTCTTGCTCGCTACAGGCGACGATGACCTTGCCGCAAACGTCGTAAGCGACACCCTCGCGCTCGCAAAACTCTTCCATCAACTTTTTGCCGCTACGACAATTTAGCGCTCGCAACGAGCCCGGCTTGTAGTAGATTCCGGAGTGCAACACGCCGGAGTTGTGCCCCGTCTGATGAGCGGCGGGCCCGGCTTCTTTCTCCAGCACTCGAATCGTTCGTCCAGGAAAGCGCTGCGTGAATTGATACGCCGTGGAGAGCCCGACGATTCCTCCGCCGATCACGATCACATCGGATGTTTGCATGCGAGTTCCGAAAAAACAACTTCGGCGAATCGAGATCAGCGCAACAACAGCAAGCGATAGCGTCGCCGCTCGCCGTCGACATCGCTGTGCCACTCGCCGACGGTCGTCGGGCCGGTCGTGGGTCGGGCCGCCATCGCCGTGTCGGCCAGCGTCGACAGCGTGGCATCATAGCCGATCGTGCGGCTGCTTGCTCCGTCGTCGGCCTCGTTCTCGGCGAGAAAAAGATGGGTAAAACCCGCGGCTTTTAATCGCTGCTCGAACGGTGTCGCGTCGGCGAGCGTCGGGCGATTGTAGCCCGTATAGCGACGATAGATGTTCTCGCGCGTCCAACGAGGGTAGTAGTAAAACGCGCGTTGTTCTTGGCTCAGCACATGCGCATCGCTCGACAGATTGCGATTGATCCACGCGGCCGAATCGAACGTCGGCTCGCGACGCGCGAGAAACGCTTCCCGCGATTCCATTCCCGTCGCCACGGCGAATAGAGGGCGTGCTCTCACCATAGGAATCGTTGCAAGGCAGAGCAGCACGATTACGAAAGCCGAGCGTGCGATGCGTCGTGGCAACGGCGACCAGTTCGCCATCTCGCAGAGAGCCGCCATCGCGATGACGGAGAAGATCGGTACCAGCGGAAACAGAAACCGCACGTTTTGTCGTAACAGCACGCAGCCCATTCCGTAGAACGCCGCCGTGATCGCAAGCGGTCGCAATTCGCGGCGTCTGGAAGAAACGATCACGCAGGGGGCCAGCATCAGGAATAACGGCCCGAGTTGTTGCCCGCGCCCCCCGAATCGCTCGGGCTCCATCGTCATCGACCAAGGTGCTAAGAGCAGAGCCCCGAAGCCACGGCCGAGCGGCGTCTTCGATTCCGGGAAGGTCGACGGTGCTCCCTCGGTAAAGTGTGTGGAGAGAAACGGAAACACCGGATCGCCTCGATGATAGCCGGCTCGCAGGTACCAAGGTCCGGCGACGACCGCGGCCGCGGCAACCGCGACGCACGTACCTCGGATCCACTGCGGCCGGCTGGAAAGTCGCGCTCGCGCGATCGTCGCGAAAGCGAGAGTCGCAAGTACGCCCGCGAAGACGAGACCGGTGTACTTCACGGCCAACGCTCCGCCGACCATCAAGCCGAGCATCGTTAACGATGATTTTCGCGGCAACGAATCTCGATTCGGATCTTGCGCCGCGCGCAGCCAGGCGGTGAGCGCCAATGTCGTATAAAGCGAAAGCGCAACGTCGTTCAAGGGGGCGGTCATCTGATTGTTGATGCCGGGCGTAAGCAGCACGATGCAAGCCGCACCGGCGCTCCCGTTCCGTCCTAGCAGCGGCAAGGCCAGCACATAAGCAGCTCCTGCCAAAAGTGCGCCGCTGAACCAGTGCATCAGTTGAGCACCGCTTGCGCCATCGATCGCGAGCCCCCACAGAAACCACATCTCGGCGAGCAACGGAAACGTCGAGTTATCGTTGTCGCGATAGTAAGTCAGCGCATTATCAGCGAGAAACCGCTTCGGCAATTCCAAGTG
The window above is part of the Planctomycetia bacterium genome. Proteins encoded here:
- a CDS encoding glycosyltransferase family 39 protein, producing MIPLLLQLRTVLAFATIATAAWSVGSIALPYCCVTIASERRGRVVWEAALGLLLWGTFLGLLGLAGMLYENWIVALTLVAATLGVVRMRSELRRFWSEQPVARTLDDTLPLNLRRLVAGCAGIALAASFVAALAPPLAGDALCYHLELPKRFLADNALTYYRDNDNSTFPLLAEMWFLWGLAIDGASGAQLMHWFSGALLAGAAYVLALPLLGRNGSAGAACIVLLTPGINNQMTAPLNDVALSLYTTLALTAWLRAAQDPNRDSLPRKSSLTMLGLMVGGALAVKYTGLVFAGVLATLAFATIARARLSSRPQWIRGTCVAVAAAAVVAGPWYLRAGYHRGDPVFPFLSTHFTEGAPSTFPESKTPLGRGFGALLLAPWSMTMEPERFGGRGQQLGPLFLMLAPCVIVSSRRRELRPLAITAAFYGMGCVLLRQNVRFLFPLVPIFSVIAMAALCEMANWSPLPRRIARSAFVIVLLCLATIPMVRARPLFAVATGMESREAFLARREPTFDSAAWINRNLSSDAHVLSQEQRAFYYYPRWTRENIYRRYTGYNRPTLADATPFEQRLKAAGFTHLFLAENEADDGASSRTIGYDATLSTLADTAMAARPTTGPTTVGEWHSDVDGERRRYRLLLLR